The Fusarium oxysporum Fo47 chromosome II, complete sequence genome includes a region encoding these proteins:
- a CDS encoding BAR domain-containing protein, whose amino-acid sequence MSWAGFKKNVNRATTQVMMKTGHVEKTNDRDYEVEERRFKTMEAAALRLQKESKGYLDSLRAMTASQMRIAETIDAFYGDSGAKDGVSRSYKQAVEDLDAETIKALDGPYRTTVLDPITRFCAYFPDVNEAIKKRAHKLLDYDALRAKVKRLAEKPDKDATKLPRTEKEMEMAKAAYEQLNEQLSTELPQLIDLRVPYLDPTFEALVKIQLRFCAEAYSRMAQVQQYLDADTRDQYAEGQLDARVEQVLQEIRELSISGTV is encoded by the exons GGTTTAAGAAGAATGTCAATCGCGCGACGACgcaggtgatgatgaagacag GCCATGTGGAAAAGACGAATGACCGTGATTACGAAGTCGAAGAGAG ACGATTCAAGACTATGGAAGCTGCTGCTTTGCGACTACAAAAGGAATCAAAGGGATATCTCGACTCCCTGAGAG CCATGACCGCATCACAAATGCGAATCGCCGAGACGATAGATGCGTTCTACGGCGACTCAGGCGCGAAAGACGGTGTCAGCAGAAGTTACAAGCAGGCCGTCGAAGATCTAGACGCCGAAACCATTAAAGCCCTCGATGGCCCCTACCGAACAACCGTTCTCGACCCCATCACACGGTTCTGCGCCTACTTCCCCGACGTCAACGAGGCGATTAAGAAGCGCGCTCACAAACTGCTTGACTACGATGCCCTCCGCGCAAAGGTGAAGCGCCTCGCCGAGAAGCCCGACAAGGACGCCACGAAGCTGCCCCGAACCGAaaaggagatggagatggccAAGGCTGCTTACGAGCAGCTGAACGAGCAACTCAGCACCGAGTTACCCCAACTTATCGATCTCCGAGTGCCGTACCTTGACCCCACTTTCGAAGCTCTCGTCAAGATTCAGCTGCGTTTCTGTGCAGAGGCGTATTCGCGCATGGCACAAGTACAGCAGTACCTGGATGCTGACACTAGAGATCAGTATGCCGAGGGACAACTAGACGCCAGAGTGGAGCAGGTGTTGCAAGAGATTCGGGAGTTGAGCATTAGTGGCACGGTCTAG
- a CDS encoding Endonuclease/exonuclease/phosphatase has product MADENDQSPGSELGDPTSTTPQSLAKAVHARRSEFVRPHSLKVKIGTWNVAACTGTDKDLATWFTHGEGLDQQLTSLNLSQNSAVETDDKDNGSSKPHLTAGGDIGLYVLGLQEIVDLNTTKEYMNRAVYTDTSVMDKWKAALEAALPKGYELITAEQMTGLLLLVYASPEIAPTISNVSTKQVGTGLLGYFGNKGAVTTRLLLGETTRMVFINSHLASGAGSSYLDRRCWDVGQVLSRTQFDPIVHSGVEEDEGEKIGDEDLAFWFGDLNFRLDGLPGDDIRRLLTLHARGEYGADEDSKPLDERGVIVMKGSDSDDESSTRVSLHSREESFDTASDLPDPDDFPEDPSQDPTSLQATIDSLLPHDQLRRVIKQRKAFHDGWQEGAITFLPTYKYDIGTVGLFDSSEKQRAPSWCDRILFRTRKDKQDYETKVKDEEEAKKKDEEMKSRGLEEDEDVLFSYDPDADGEDPTSSTDTLGYDEYEDNDDPEAEELVTKEGFRDRINLEIYASHQRITSSDHKPITSIFTLDYDAVVPDLKAKIHAEVARELDRAENEGRPGITVVVEGSEGNEENIVDFGEVIPLEKQIRHLTVANTGSVPATFSFVTKPTTEDGDDAVPVWLKTTFLSADEESQEPLGETVTLNPGETALVLLELQVSAISHIRALNEARAKIEEVLVLRIEDGRDHFIPVRGIWQPSCVGRSISELIRIPDGGIRKFVEKKGIKGAIAYDSDIHCSAPKELFKLTEVVQTLVERSLAESTMLEEEVLPRDPGWPLEASTWRVGEADMQDAKVKLVSALDNDAFLLDALPLEWPASFKLEVVSSILLLFLESLTDGLIPTQLWAKISTSLPNVTSLPMTAWPDTKTQILDILSSAPNHNIAFVFLTATLSRAASELTPVTNEPKGGLSRRLSFRRGNAEDEDTKKRKMRERRYAEIVGPLVCRVDEKEKGSRDRARTVVEMFLRRDEGS; this is encoded by the coding sequence ATGGCCGACGAAAATGACCAGTCCCCTGGTTCTGAACTGGGGGATCCTACCTCGACGACGCCTCAGTCTCTAGCTAAAGCTGTTCATGCCCGACGATCGGAGTTCGTGCGTCCACATAGCCTAAAGGTCAAGATCGGGACGTGGAACGTTGCTGCGTGCACGGGTACTGATAAAGACCTCGCGACCTGGTTCACACATGGCGAAGGCTTGGATCAACAATTGACGTCACTGAATCTCTCCCAAAATAGCGCCGTGGAGACAGATGACAAGGACAATGGCAGTTCGAAGCCGCATTTGACTGCCGGGGGTGATATTGGTCTTTATGTGCTGGGACTCCAGGAAATTGTAGACCTCAACACGACCAAGGAGTACATGAATCGAGCAGTATATACGGATACAAGTGTTATGGACAAATGGAAAGCGGCATTGGAAGCAGCATTGCCTAAAGGATACGAGCTTATCACTGCGGAACAAATGACTggcttgttgctgttggtttATGCTTCTCCAGAAATTGCACCAACCATTAGCAACGTCAGTACCAAGCAAGTTGGTACGGGCCTGCTAGGCTATTTTGGAAACAAGGGGGCCGTGACGACGCGATTGCTGCTTGGCGAAACAACTCGCATGGTTTTTATAAATAGCCACTTGGCTAGTGGTGCCGGCTCTTCGTATTTAGACCGGCGATGTTGGGACGTCGGCCAAGTTCTCTCACGCACCCAATTCGACCCAATCGTTCATTCAGGCgtcgaggaagacgagggtGAAAAgattggagatgaagatcttGCATTCTGGTTTGGAGACCTGAACTTTCGACTTGATGGACTACCTGGCGACGATATTAGACGGTTGCTCACGCTGCATGCTAGAGGTGAATATGGAGCAGATGAGGACTCGAAGCCTCTTGATGAGCGAGGCGTTATTGTCATGAAGGGTTCGGACAGCGATGATGAGTCTTCTACGAGAGTGTCGCTACATTCGCGGGAAGAGAGCTTTGATACCGCGAGCGATCTACCAGATCCCGACGATTTCCCCGAAGACCCAAGCCAGGATCCCACTTCTCTGCAGGCCACCATCGATTCATTGTTGCCACACGACCAATTACGAAGAGTTATTAAGCAACGAAAAGCTTTTCACGATGGTTGGCAAGAAGGGGCAATTACCTTCCTACCAACATACAAATATGATATTGGTACAGTTGGCCTCTTTGACTCAAGTGAGAAGCAACGAGCTCCAAGTTGGTGTGACCGTATTCTATTTAGAACACGAAAGGATAAACAAGATTATGAAACAAAAGTtaaagatgaggaagaggcgaagaagaaagatgaagagatgaagtCCAGGGGGCtcgaagaggatgaggacgtGCTATTTAGTTATGACCCCGATGCTGATGGGGAAGACCCAACGTCATCAACTGACACTTTGGGATATGACGAGTACGAGGATAATGATGATCCTGAAGCTGAGGAACTTGTTACAAAGGAGGGCTTCCGTGATCGCATAAACTTGGAGATTTACGCCTCGCATCAACGCATTACATCGTCTGATCACAAGCCCATCACTTCTATCTTCACGCTCGACTACGACGCTGTTGTACCGGATCTCAAAGCAAAGATCCACGCAGAAGTGGCGCGAGAACTAGACAGAGCGGAGAATGAAGGCCGACCAGGCATTACGGTTGTCGTGGAAGGCAGCGAGGGCAACGAAGAGAATATCGTCGATTTTGGAGAGGTTATACCCCTGGAAAAGCAGATTCGGCACCTGACGGTTGCAAATACTGGCAGTGTTCCCGCGACGTTCTCGTTCGTGACGAAGCCGACGACAGAAGACGGTGACGATGCTGTCCCTGTATGGTTGAAAACGACATTCTTGTCAGCCGATGAAGAGTCTCAAGAGCCATTGGGCGAAACAGTCACACTCAACCCAGGAGAAACAGCATTGGTGTTGCTAGAGCTCCAAGTCTCGGCCATTTCTCACATCCGGGCATTGAACGAAGCCCGCGCCAAGATCGAAGAGGTCCTGGTTCTTCGCATAGAGGACGGTCGGGACCACTTCATTCCCGTGCGCGGAATCTGGCAACCGTCTTGTGTAGGGCGCTCTATCTCAGAGTTGATAAGAATCCCTGACGGCGGTATCAGAAAgtttgtcgagaagaagggtaTCAAGGGGGCCATTGCTTACGACTCCGATATCCATTGCTCAGCACCGAAGGAGCTTTTCAAGCTTACTGAGGTGGTACAGACGCTTGTTGAACGAAGTCTGGCTGAATCGACGATgcttgaggaggaagtgCTGCCGCGGGATCCTGGATGGCCCCTTGAGGCTTCGACCTGGAGAGTTGGCGAGGCTGATATGCAGGATGCAAAGGTCAAACTTGTGTCTGCTCTGGATAATGatgcttttcttcttgatgcGCTCCCATTGGAATGGCCTGCGTCGTTCAAGCTGGAGGTCGTCTCTTCCATCCTGTTACTCTTCCTCGAATCTCTCACGGATGGTCTGATCCCTACTCAACTCTGGGCCAAGATCTCAACATCCTTACCCAACGTGACATCCTTACCCATGACCGCTTGGCCCGACACCAAGACACAGATCCTGGATATTCTCTCATCAGCACCTAACCATAACATTGCATTCGTCTTCCTCACAGCTACTCTGTCCCGGGCAGCATCAGAGCTTACGCCTGTGACAAACGAACCCAAAGGTGGTCTCTCCCGCCGTCTAAGCTTCCGCCGCGGCAACGCAGAGGATGAGGACaccaagaagcgcaagatGCGTGAGCGTAGATATGCCGAGATAGTAGGGCCTCTGGTCTGTCGTGTAgatgaaaaggaaaagggGTCAAGGGATCGAGCGCGGACTGTCGTGGAGATGTTCCTACGGCGGGATGAGGGAAGCTAG